One Nostoc sp. UHCC 0302 DNA window includes the following coding sequences:
- a CDS encoding glycosyltransferase family 2 protein: MRSGLISERNSEENGAILAITPDVSVVVPVHNEVESLPLLLEAIASSLSASQLSYEIICVDDGSTDGSAALLKEQAQIRSDLKAVILRRNYGQTAAMAAGFNYALGKAIVTLDADLQNDPLDIPMLLAKLEEGYDLVSGWRQKRQDGAVNRLLPSKIANWLIRRTTSVNIHDYGCSLKAYRTELVADMNLYGELHRFLPALAYIEGARITEMPVRHHARRFGRSKYGIWRTFRVLMDLLTILFMKKFLTRPMHVFGLLGLTSMVAGSLIGIYLTFVKLAFHEDIGNRPLLILAVLLLVTGVQLFCFGLLAELLMRTYHESQGRPIYRVREVVAKNIK, encoded by the coding sequence ATGAGGAGTGGGTTAATTTCCGAAAGGAATAGTGAGGAGAATGGGGCGATTTTAGCAATTACCCCTGATGTATCGGTGGTTGTACCAGTGCATAACGAAGTAGAAAGTTTGCCGCTTTTGCTAGAAGCGATCGCATCTAGTTTATCTGCGAGTCAGTTAAGTTATGAAATAATTTGTGTGGATGATGGTTCTACAGATGGTTCCGCAGCACTGCTCAAAGAACAAGCGCAAATCCGTAGTGATTTAAAAGCGGTAATTTTGCGTCGTAATTACGGACAAACTGCGGCAATGGCAGCTGGGTTTAATTATGCATTAGGTAAAGCGATCGTTACTTTAGATGCTGACCTGCAAAATGACCCCCTGGATATCCCTATGTTATTGGCAAAACTGGAGGAAGGTTACGATTTAGTAAGTGGTTGGCGGCAAAAACGGCAAGATGGTGCTGTGAATCGCTTACTTCCTTCCAAAATTGCTAACTGGCTGATTCGACGCACCACTAGCGTCAATATCCACGACTATGGCTGTTCCCTGAAAGCCTATCGTACGGAACTAGTGGCAGATATGAACCTCTACGGGGAACTACATCGATTTTTACCAGCCTTAGCTTATATTGAAGGGGCCAGAATTACAGAGATGCCTGTACGACATCACGCCCGGCGCTTTGGCCGCAGTAAGTATGGTATCTGGCGAACATTCCGGGTATTAATGGATTTGTTAACTATTTTGTTTATGAAGAAGTTCCTGACACGTCCAATGCACGTTTTTGGGCTGTTGGGTTTAACTTCAATGGTTGCGGGGTCACTGATTGGAATTTACTTGACTTTCGTTAAATTGGCTTTTCATGAAGATATTGGTAATCGCCCTTTGCTGATTTTGGCGGTTCTCCTGCTAGTAACTGGAGTACAGTTATTTTGCTTCGGTCTCTTGGCAGAATTACTCATGCGTACATACCATGAATCCCAAGGACGCCCCATCTATCGCGTGCGAGAGGTAGTAGCAAAAAATATTAAGTAA
- a CDS encoding rhodanese-like domain-containing protein codes for MSSNLAVDVHDLKSRLQWGQPAFTIIDVRDRHTYNHGHITGAIPIALDGLASRAKSSLHTERHIYIYGENDEQTTHAATLLRQAGFAEVAEIPGGFSAWKSIGGATEGIGA; via the coding sequence ATGAGTAGCAATTTAGCAGTTGATGTTCACGATTTAAAGTCTCGTTTGCAATGGGGTCAACCAGCTTTTACAATTATTGATGTGCGCGATCGCCACACCTACAATCACGGTCATATTACTGGCGCAATACCCATTGCATTGGACGGTTTGGCATCCCGCGCCAAATCTTCTCTACATACAGAACGCCATATCTATATTTATGGCGAAAATGACGAACAAACAACCCATGCTGCCACATTATTGCGACAAGCTGGGTTTGCTGAGGTAGCTGAAATCCCAGGTGGTTTTTCGGCGTGGAAATCAATCGGCGGTGCTACAGAAGGTATTGGCGCATAA
- the nagZ gene encoding beta-N-acetylhexosaminidase → MAETQGLERFGHHLILGVSGTTLSDDDKRALNELKPIGVIFFGKNFLDGNPYEVWLDSFKELNNQIRNYAERDSMFITLDHEGGRVVRTPLPITRFPYASLLRSHSREVAKATAVELKSLGINLSFAPVADIFSHPNNPVIGPRAFGNTPETAAQGAYEYYLGLQESGILGCAKHFPGHGDTSKDSHIELPILNLTREDLRLRELIPFKALIEAQIPLIMTAHILFPKIDADVPATLSQPILKSILREELGFEGVVVSDDLDMKAISDLFIQAGTVVRSFHAGCDLFIVSRNINSSSIERTYKIAEDFADSLSNGSLDESVVEAAKSRIEKLLAVTPQYPIYALDKDTLVRNAELAIACSFQTDK, encoded by the coding sequence ATGGCAGAAACGCAAGGGCTAGAGCGCTTTGGACATCACCTAATTCTAGGCGTTTCCGGCACGACATTAAGTGATGATGATAAACGCGCACTCAATGAATTGAAACCGATTGGAGTCATCTTTTTCGGTAAAAACTTTCTCGATGGCAACCCCTATGAAGTTTGGTTGGATAGTTTTAAGGAATTGAACAACCAAATACGAAATTATGCTGAACGTGACTCCATGTTCATAACTCTCGACCATGAAGGGGGTCGTGTTGTTCGTACACCGCTACCGATAACGCGATTTCCTTATGCTTCACTGTTGCGATCGCACTCACGTGAAGTAGCAAAAGCCACAGCAGTAGAATTAAAATCATTAGGAATTAATTTATCCTTTGCACCTGTTGCCGATATTTTTTCTCACCCCAATAACCCTGTGATTGGCCCTCGTGCCTTTGGCAACACTCCCGAAACCGCGGCTCAAGGCGCTTATGAATATTATCTGGGGCTACAAGAGTCAGGAATTTTAGGATGCGCCAAGCATTTCCCTGGACATGGAGATACTAGCAAAGACTCTCACATTGAGTTACCAATACTCAATTTGACTAGAGAAGACTTGCGGCTTCGAGAACTTATACCCTTCAAAGCATTGATTGAAGCACAAATTCCTTTGATTATGACAGCCCATATCTTGTTTCCTAAGATAGATGCTGATGTGCCAGCAACACTTTCTCAACCTATCCTCAAAAGCATACTCCGTGAAGAACTTGGCTTTGAGGGAGTGGTTGTATCTGATGATTTGGATATGAAAGCTATCTCCGATTTATTTATTCAAGCTGGTACTGTGGTGCGGTCATTTCATGCTGGCTGTGATTTATTTATTGTCTCGCGTAATATCAATTCATCATCTATTGAGCGTACTTATAAAATTGCTGAAGATTTTGCCGATTCCCTCAGCAACGGTAGCCTTGATGAATCAGTGGTGGAAGCCGCTAAAAGTAGAATTGAAAAGCTACTGGCGGTGACTCCCCAATATCCTATTTATGCACTTGATAAAGATACATTAGTCCGAAATGCAGAATTAGCGATCGCTTGTTCTTTTCAAACTGATAAATAG
- a CDS encoding serine hydrolase, translating to MIFFSKDEQLENLGNGILEATWTAFPTLARNQIALTWIVYDPPVPVNTGGALTPNAFWNHSVRGFTYRGVERIYPASVVKLFYLVAVNEWLEKGMSQTSKELERAMRDMIVDSSNDATSFVVDILSGTTSGPELPTGPFETWKYQRNIINRYYQSLGWEEIQTINVCQKTWGDGPYGRERAFYGEMLENRNMLTTNAIARLLHSIVGGVAVSSGRSQAMMALLKRSLKPDDLPTDVEENQVTGFLGGGLPQNAQIWSKAGWTSQVRHDAAYIELPDQRPYLLVLFTEGKEHAKSQTLLPFVSKLFAEAIASL from the coding sequence ATGATTTTTTTTAGTAAAGACGAACAACTCGAAAATCTTGGTAATGGCATTTTAGAAGCAACTTGGACAGCATTTCCGACTTTAGCTCGTAACCAAATTGCTCTGACTTGGATTGTTTACGATCCCCCAGTCCCAGTAAATACTGGTGGCGCTTTGACTCCCAACGCTTTTTGGAACCACTCTGTCCGTGGTTTCACGTATCGCGGTGTTGAGCGTATTTATCCTGCAAGTGTAGTTAAGCTATTTTACTTAGTGGCTGTCAACGAATGGCTGGAAAAAGGCATGAGCCAAACTTCCAAGGAGTTGGAGCGAGCCATGCGCGATATGATTGTAGATTCTAGCAATGATGCTACCAGTTTTGTTGTAGATATCTTGAGTGGCACAACTTCAGGGCCAGAGTTACCCACTGGGCCGTTTGAAACTTGGAAATATCAGCGTAATATTATTAACCGCTATTACCAATCTTTGGGTTGGGAGGAAATACAGACAATTAACGTCTGCCAAAAAACTTGGGGTGATGGCCCTTATGGACGAGAGCGGGCATTTTATGGGGAGATGCTGGAAAATCGCAATATGCTAACAACAAATGCGATCGCTAGATTACTGCACAGTATAGTTGGTGGAGTGGCAGTTTCTAGCGGGCGATCGCAAGCAATGATGGCTTTGCTCAAACGTAGCCTCAAACCCGATGATTTACCCACTGACGTGGAGGAAAATCAAGTTACGGGTTTTTTAGGTGGTGGTCTTCCCCAAAATGCTCAAATTTGGTCAAAAGCAGGCTGGACTAGCCAAGTTCGCCATGATGCAGCATATATTGAATTACCAGATCAGCGCCCTTATCTGTTAGTACTATTTACTGAAGGTAAAGAACACGCCAAAAGCCAGACTCTCTTGCCCTTTGTTTCTAAGCTATTTGCTGAAGCAATTGCCAGTCTATGA
- the pds gene encoding 15-cis-phytoene desaturase has translation MRVAIAGAGLAGLSCAKYLTDAGHTPIVLESRDVLGGLVAAWKDSDGDWYETGLHAFFGAYPNMLQLLKELGIEDRLQWKEHTLIFNQPEKPGTYSRFDVPDIPSPFNVIASILRNNDMLTWEQKIRFAVGLLPAVVRGQKYVEDMDKYSFLEWLKRQGVDERVTSDVFIAACKALTFINPEEVSATILLTALNRFLQERYGSKIAFLDGSPTERLCQPIVDYITERGGEVRLNAPIKEIVLNDDGTVKHFTIRGLNGAEDYIETADLYVSAMSVDVLKAILPKPWQQIEFFQKLEGLEGVPVINLHLWFDRKLTQIDHLLFSRSPLLSVYADMSNTCREYANPNRSMLELVLAPAKDWISKSDEEIIAATLSELEKLFPDHFGGDNPAKLLKYHVVKTPRSVYKATPGRQQYRPAQVTPIANFLLAGSYTMQRYLGSMEGAVLSGKLTAQAISEALPVANSSNLQMPTRPPATNAATA, from the coding sequence ATGCGAGTAGCGATCGCTGGTGCTGGTCTAGCAGGACTTTCCTGCGCGAAATATCTCACAGACGCGGGTCACACTCCCATTGTCTTGGAAAGCCGGGACGTATTGGGGGGTCTTGTTGCAGCGTGGAAAGACTCTGACGGCGACTGGTACGAAACTGGATTACACGCCTTCTTTGGGGCATACCCGAATATGCTCCAGTTACTCAAGGAGTTGGGTATCGAAGACCGACTCCAATGGAAAGAGCATACACTGATTTTTAATCAGCCGGAGAAGCCTGGAACATACTCACGTTTTGATGTTCCAGATATTCCATCTCCTTTCAACGTAATTGCGTCCATTCTTCGCAACAACGATATGTTGACTTGGGAGCAGAAGATTAGGTTCGCTGTTGGCCTACTTCCAGCCGTAGTTCGAGGGCAGAAGTATGTCGAGGATATGGATAAATACAGCTTCTTAGAGTGGTTGAAAAGGCAAGGTGTTGATGAGCGGGTAACAAGTGACGTTTTTATCGCTGCGTGTAAAGCGCTTACCTTTATCAATCCTGAAGAAGTTTCGGCAACAATTCTTTTAACTGCCCTAAATCGCTTTCTGCAAGAAAGATATGGCTCCAAAATTGCATTTTTGGATGGTTCTCCCACAGAACGGCTATGTCAACCCATCGTCGATTACATCACAGAACGCGGTGGCGAAGTCCGTCTGAATGCGCCTATCAAAGAAATCGTCCTGAATGACGATGGTACAGTTAAACACTTTACGATTAGAGGATTGAATGGCGCTGAAGACTATATTGAAACTGCCGACTTATACGTTTCGGCAATGTCAGTAGACGTTCTCAAAGCGATATTGCCAAAACCTTGGCAGCAAATAGAGTTCTTCCAAAAGCTAGAAGGTTTGGAAGGCGTACCTGTGATTAACTTGCATTTGTGGTTTGATCGGAAACTTACCCAAATTGATCATCTGCTGTTTTCGCGATCGCCCCTCCTCAGCGTTTATGCTGATATGAGCAATACTTGCCGCGAGTATGCTAATCCCAACCGCTCAATGCTGGAATTAGTTCTAGCTCCAGCAAAAGATTGGATTAGCAAATCTGACGAGGAAATTATTGCCGCAACACTTTCCGAACTGGAAAAACTTTTCCCAGATCACTTTGGAGGAGATAATCCAGCAAAATTGCTGAAATATCACGTGGTAAAAACACCGCGTTCAGTTTACAAAGCTACCCCTGGTCGTCAACAATACCGTCCCGCACAAGTTACGCCTATTGCCAACTTCCTTCTGGCTGGGAGTTACACCATGCAACGCTACTTAGGAAGTATGGAAGGTGCCGTACTTTCTGGTAAGCTAACAGCGCAGGCGATTTCTGAAGCACTCCCGGTAGCAAATTCTTCAAACCTGCAAATGCCAACCCGACCGCCTGCAACGAATGCTGCAACTGCCTGA
- a CDS encoding MFS transporter, whose translation MKAFNTFDAHLRRNLLILFTAGLLFWSSLSSFLPTLPLYIEDVGATKQQIGIVMGSFAIGLLLFRPMLGRLADERGRKIVLLIGTIVAAIAPFGYIIFTSIPLLILVRIFHGISIAAFTTGYSALIADLAPAETRGEIFSYMSLTAPIGLAIGPAVGGYLQSTTGYSFLFLLSAEIAFLAFLGILQVTNPPIHTKLSDEKSSNFWQILSSPRVRVPAVVMLLVGLSVGTMHTFVSLFIKSTGVDLNAGLFFTAAAISSFAIRVFAGRASDRLGRGLFITIGIVCYTLSSLFLWQANSKTAFLLAAILEGCGGGTLISMITTMMADRSFPQERGRIFALCIAGFDLGIAIAAPILGSIAEQVGYNNMFGYGAALTFLALIIFLTQSSKDLGNSLRFALGRAPDAYALEKT comes from the coding sequence TTGAAAGCTTTTAATACCTTCGATGCGCACCTGCGACGCAACCTGCTGATTTTATTCACAGCAGGTTTATTATTCTGGTCAAGTTTGTCATCTTTCTTGCCAACTCTACCTCTGTACATCGAAGATGTAGGGGCAACCAAGCAACAAATTGGGATTGTGATGGGCAGTTTCGCCATTGGGTTATTGCTATTTCGCCCAATGCTGGGACGACTAGCGGATGAACGCGGTCGAAAAATTGTTTTGTTGATTGGCACAATAGTAGCCGCGATCGCTCCTTTTGGTTACATAATATTCACATCAATTCCGCTGTTAATCCTGGTGCGGATTTTTCATGGCATTAGCATCGCCGCTTTTACCACTGGATATAGTGCATTAATAGCAGATTTAGCTCCTGCGGAAACTCGTGGGGAAATCTTTAGTTATATGAGTTTGACGGCTCCCATTGGTTTAGCCATTGGCCCTGCTGTGGGAGGGTATTTACAAAGTACAACTGGTTATTCATTCTTATTTTTGTTATCCGCAGAAATAGCTTTCCTGGCGTTCTTAGGGATTTTACAAGTCACTAATCCACCAATACACACAAAGTTGTCAGATGAGAAGAGTAGCAACTTTTGGCAAATTTTGAGCAGTCCACGGGTGAGAGTTCCGGCTGTGGTCATGTTGCTAGTTGGTCTGTCCGTCGGTACTATGCATACCTTTGTATCATTGTTCATCAAATCAACTGGGGTAGATTTGAACGCTGGATTATTTTTCACCGCCGCAGCCATTTCCAGTTTTGCAATCAGGGTGTTTGCTGGTCGGGCAAGCGATCGCTTAGGTCGTGGCCTATTTATTACTATTGGTATAGTCTGCTACACTTTATCTTCATTATTTCTATGGCAAGCCAATAGTAAAACTGCCTTCTTACTCGCTGCGATCCTTGAGGGCTGTGGTGGTGGTACGCTAATCTCCATGATCACTACGATGATGGCAGACCGCTCATTCCCACAAGAACGAGGGCGAATTTTTGCTCTGTGCATAGCCGGCTTTGACTTAGGGATTGCGATCGCAGCTCCTATTCTCGGTTCAATTGCAGAACAAGTTGGCTACAACAATATGTTTGGCTACGGCGCAGCTTTAACTTTTCTGGCACTAATCATCTTCCTGACTCAATCCAGCAAAGATTTAGGCAATTCTCTGCGCTTTGCTTTGGGTCGCGCT
- a CDS encoding C40 family peptidase, which yields MKSFNLKSQIPNPKSGEYQCLSDLNLYDSPECKSLATQAASGRHLQVTSNHQDSAVEVYLREDDYPGWISLSDLGLLQPATVPYQAAIFSESEIKKLIVEVIDFTQKAMQQSNYYLWGGTVGPNYDCSGLMQAAFASVGIWLPRDAYQQEAFTQPITIAELAAGDLVFFGNTQKATHVGLYLADGYYIHSSGKDQGRNGIGIDILSEQGDAVSQSYYQQLRGAGRVVRSYEPQRQGSALHKEV from the coding sequence ATGAAGTCCTTTAATCTAAAATCCCAAATCCCAAATCCCAAATCGGGAGAGTACCAGTGCCTAAGCGACTTAAATTTATATGATTCTCCTGAATGTAAGAGTTTAGCAACTCAAGCCGCATCTGGGCGACATTTACAGGTAACATCAAATCATCAAGATTCAGCGGTTGAGGTCTATTTACGTGAGGATGACTATCCAGGGTGGATATCTCTTTCAGATTTGGGTTTATTACAACCTGCCACTGTACCTTATCAAGCTGCCATATTTTCAGAATCTGAAATTAAAAAACTCATAGTAGAGGTCATCGACTTTACCCAAAAAGCGATGCAACAATCAAATTATTATCTTTGGGGTGGTACAGTCGGCCCAAATTACGACTGTTCTGGGTTGATGCAAGCAGCTTTTGCTTCGGTGGGTATTTGGTTACCCAGAGATGCTTATCAGCAAGAAGCATTCACCCAACCAATCACCATTGCAGAATTAGCAGCAGGTGATCTGGTATTTTTTGGAAATACTCAAAAAGCAACTCATGTAGGACTTTATTTGGCAGATGGTTATTACATCCATAGTTCTGGCAAAGACCAGGGACGGAATGGTATTGGAATTGATATTCTTTCGGAACAGGGAGATGCGGTAAGCCAGTCATACTATCAGCAATTACGAGGTGCTGGCAGAGTTGTCAGGAGTTACGAACCACAAAGACAAGGCAGCGCATTGCACAAAGAAGTCTGA
- the crtB gene encoding 15-cis-phytoene synthase CrtB — protein sequence MLQLPDSKARMKTLVSVDESYKLCRHLTAKYSTTFYLGTLLMSKIKRPPIWAIYAWCRRTDELVDGPASALTTPETLDIWEQQLESIFAGHPVENYDVALVDTLQRFLMDIQPFRDMIAGQRMDLYRSRYETFEELYLYCYRVAGTVGLMSMAVMGVDISTDTTPWNQSKQPYVPTEEAIALGIAMQLTNILRDVGEDARRGRIYIPQEDLARFNYTEQDCFQGVIDERWRSLMRFQIDRAREFYIKAQRGITYLTPDARWPVWAALTHYGQILNAIERNEYDVFNQRAYVPQWKKLRTLPLAWMRSQVL from the coding sequence ATGCTGCAACTGCCTGATTCCAAAGCGCGCATGAAAACGCTGGTCTCTGTGGACGAGTCTTATAAACTTTGTCGGCATCTCACAGCAAAGTATTCCACGACTTTTTACCTGGGTACTTTGCTCATGAGTAAGATAAAACGTCCCCCTATATGGGCAATTTATGCTTGGTGTCGCCGTACAGATGAATTAGTGGATGGGCCCGCGTCTGCTCTTACCACGCCAGAAACACTAGACATTTGGGAGCAGCAACTGGAATCGATTTTTGCGGGACACCCCGTAGAAAATTACGATGTTGCTTTAGTAGATACTCTCCAACGCTTTTTGATGGACATTCAACCCTTTCGGGATATGATTGCCGGCCAGCGTATGGACTTATATCGTAGTCGCTATGAAACCTTTGAAGAGTTATATCTCTACTGTTACCGTGTTGCTGGCACTGTCGGCTTGATGTCAATGGCAGTAATGGGGGTTGATATATCCACAGACACAACTCCGTGGAACCAGAGCAAACAGCCCTATGTTCCCACGGAAGAAGCGATCGCTTTAGGAATCGCCATGCAACTTACTAATATCTTGCGGGATGTTGGAGAAGATGCACGGCGAGGGCGAATATACATTCCCCAAGAAGACTTAGCAAGGTTCAACTACACCGAACAAGACTGCTTTCAAGGCGTGATAGATGAACGCTGGCGCTCTCTGATGCGTTTTCAAATTGACCGCGCCCGTGAATTCTATATAAAAGCACAAAGAGGAATTACTTATCTAACACCCGATGCCCGTTGGCCTGTATGGGCAGCATTAACTCATTATGGGCAGATTCTGAATGCGATTGAGCGCAACGAATATGATGTGTTTAATCAGCGTGCCTACGTCCCCCAGTGGAAAAAGTTACGTACTTTGCCTTTGGCCTGGATGCGATCGCAAGTACTTTAA
- a CDS encoding ABC transporter substrate-binding protein, which translates to MPRISIALALSATTIATGFLVGACSTTGGSSSTASGLKIGSLLPATGDLASIGQQMSASVPLLVETVNACGGVNGQPVTLVAVDDQTDPKAGAAGMTKLATVDKVAGVVGSFASSVSTAAVSIAAQNKVMLISPGSTSPVFTQKAKNGDFKGFWARTVPPDSYQGPALAELAKKRGYKRVSTVVINNDYGVGFEKAFVQGFEKLGGTVVNKNNPVRYDPKATTFETEATTAFAGKPDAVLGVFYVETGSLLLKSAYQQGVSKGVQVMLTDGMKSDEFPGQVGKGNDGKFIAAGVIGTVPGSDGKALEALKKLWQSKKGSSPGEFAPQSWDATALLVLAAQAAKENTGVGIANKIREVANAPGTEVTDVCEGLKLLKEGKDINYQGASGNVDVDANGDVIGVYDVWEVGDDGKIKVIDKVTPK; encoded by the coding sequence ATGCCAAGAATTAGTATAGCTTTAGCCCTGAGTGCAACTACCATAGCAACTGGTTTTCTAGTTGGTGCTTGTAGCACTACCGGAGGAAGTAGTAGCACAGCCAGCGGATTAAAAATTGGTTCCCTGCTGCCAGCAACAGGCGATTTAGCATCTATCGGACAGCAGATGTCAGCTTCTGTTCCCTTGCTAGTTGAAACCGTTAACGCTTGTGGTGGCGTGAATGGTCAACCTGTTACTCTTGTGGCTGTAGACGACCAAACAGACCCCAAAGCAGGCGCGGCTGGCATGACTAAACTGGCAACCGTAGATAAGGTTGCAGGTGTAGTTGGCTCTTTTGCTAGCAGCGTTTCTACAGCAGCTGTCTCAATTGCTGCTCAAAATAAAGTTATGTTGATTTCTCCGGGTAGCACTAGCCCTGTGTTTACCCAAAAAGCGAAAAATGGCGATTTTAAAGGCTTTTGGGCGCGTACAGTTCCCCCTGATAGCTACCAAGGCCCAGCCTTAGCTGAACTCGCCAAAAAAAGAGGTTACAAGCGAGTATCTACAGTCGTGATTAACAACGACTATGGTGTGGGCTTTGAAAAAGCATTTGTCCAAGGGTTTGAAAAATTAGGGGGAACGGTAGTTAATAAAAATAATCCCGTCCGTTACGACCCCAAAGCCACTACCTTTGAAACTGAAGCCACTACTGCCTTTGCTGGCAAGCCAGATGCAGTGCTTGGGGTTTTTTACGTAGAAACAGGTAGCTTGCTGCTCAAATCGGCATATCAGCAAGGTGTGAGTAAAGGGGTGCAGGTCATGCTAACAGATGGCATGAAGTCAGATGAATTCCCTGGTCAAGTTGGCAAAGGTAATGACGGTAAATTCATTGCTGCGGGAGTGATTGGCACAGTACCTGGTTCTGATGGGAAAGCATTAGAAGCTTTGAAAAAACTCTGGCAATCTAAAAAGGGTAGTTCACCAGGGGAATTTGCGCCCCAATCTTGGGATGCTACTGCTTTATTGGTGTTGGCAGCACAAGCTGCAAAGGAAAACACAGGCGTTGGTATTGCCAATAAAATCCGTGAAGTTGCCAATGCTCCTGGTACAGAAGTTACCGATGTCTGCGAGGGACTGAAATTACTTAAAGAAGGTAAAGATATTAACTACCAAGGGGCTAGTGGCAATGTAGATGTTGATGCTAACGGTGATGTGATTGGGGTTTACGATGTTTGGGAAGTAGGAGACGATGGCAAAATCAAAGTGATTGATAAAGTCACTCCTAAGTAG
- the mutL gene encoding DNA mismatch repair endonuclease MutL yields MASTIQVLPTEVVYLITAGEVIDCFASVVRELVENSLDAGATRVVVSLWPQQWRIRVADNGCGMNLDDLQQAATAHSTSKIRSSADLWKINSLGFRGEALHSLTTLADLEILSRPAGGNLGWRVNYGNSGEVVQVEVTAIAPGTVVTVSNLFGNCSSRRQGLPSAAQQMKAVQAAIQQIALCHPHITWQVWQNDRQWFTICPATTVGKLLPQILPTVRQGDLQEVKLEVPNPPNSELTCTDAVNRVCTQHSTLNLVVGLPDRCHRHRPDWVRVAINGRMVKSQELEQTILGAFHKTLPRDRYPICFLHLAISPDQINWNRNPAKTEIYLNELSYWQEQITQAINQALCISASNLKESVHTTRVSKLLKAAEAKGGYNFNSKNPNEDNKTPNSLKAVAQVSNTYIVAEHPAGLWLVEQHIAHERVLYEQLCDNWQLIPVEPAIILYQLSPAQVGQLQRIGLDIESFGEQLWAVRNLPAILQQREDCPQAILELSLGGDLQTAQVAVACRSAIRNGTPMNLQEMQTLLDNWQRTRNPRTCPHGRPIYLSLEESALARFFRRNWVIGKSHGI; encoded by the coding sequence ATGGCATCTACTATTCAGGTTTTACCAACAGAAGTCGTATATCTCATTACAGCTGGAGAGGTAATCGACTGTTTTGCTTCTGTGGTGCGGGAATTGGTAGAAAATTCCCTTGATGCTGGTGCAACGCGCGTTGTGGTTTCTTTATGGCCGCAGCAGTGGCGAATCCGCGTCGCTGATAATGGTTGTGGAATGAATCTAGATGATTTGCAACAAGCAGCCACAGCCCACAGTACCAGTAAAATTCGCTCTAGTGCTGATTTGTGGAAAATTAATAGTTTAGGGTTTCGTGGTGAGGCGTTGCACAGCTTAACGACTCTAGCGGATTTGGAGATTTTGAGTCGTCCAGCAGGTGGGAATTTGGGATGGCGGGTTAATTATGGCAATAGCGGGGAAGTTGTTCAAGTCGAAGTAACAGCGATCGCTCCTGGTACAGTTGTAACAGTTTCTAATCTTTTCGGAAATTGCTCCAGTCGTCGTCAAGGCTTACCCTCAGCAGCACAGCAAATGAAAGCCGTGCAAGCGGCGATTCAACAAATTGCTTTGTGTCATCCTCACATCACTTGGCAAGTTTGGCAAAATGACCGTCAATGGTTCACCATCTGTCCCGCCACTACAGTAGGAAAACTGTTGCCACAAATTCTGCCTACTGTAAGACAAGGTGATTTGCAAGAGGTGAAACTGGAAGTACCCAACCCTCCCAACTCAGAACTCACTTGTACAGACGCGGTTAATCGCGTCTGTACTCAGCACTCAACACTCAATTTAGTAGTAGGATTACCTGACCGCTGTCATCGTCATCGTCCAGATTGGGTGCGTGTAGCTATCAACGGACGGATGGTAAAATCACAGGAACTAGAGCAAACAATTTTGGGTGCATTTCACAAAACATTACCACGCGATCGCTATCCAATTTGTTTTTTGCATCTTGCCATTTCCCCCGACCAAATTAATTGGAACCGCAACCCAGCAAAAACCGAAATTTACCTCAATGAACTGAGTTACTGGCAAGAGCAAATTACCCAAGCAATTAACCAAGCACTCTGCATATCTGCTAGCAATCTTAAAGAATCTGTCCACACAACACGAGTTAGTAAATTACTCAAAGCCGCAGAAGCCAAAGGCGGTTATAACTTTAATTCTAAAAATCCAAACGAAGATAATAAAACTCCTAACTCCCTCAAAGCTGTCGCTCAAGTTAGCAATACCTATATTGTGGCAGAACATCCTGCTGGTCTATGGTTGGTAGAACAACACATTGCCCATGAGCGAGTTTTGTATGAGCAATTGTGCGATAACTGGCAACTTATCCCCGTCGAACCTGCAATAATTCTTTATCAGTTATCACCAGCACAAGTAGGGCAATTGCAACGCATTGGTTTAGATATAGAATCCTTTGGTGAACAACTCTGGGCTGTCCGAAACTTACCCGCAATTTTGCAGCAGCGAGAAGATTGTCCACAAGCAATTTTAGAACTTAGTTTGGGAGGTGACTTACAAACAGCTCAAGTAGCAGTCGCCTGTCGTAGTGCTATTCGTAATGGTACACCAATGAATCTGCAAGAAATGCAGACACTATTAGATAATTGGCAACGCACTCGTAACCCCCGTACTTGTCCTCACGGCCGCCCAATTTATTTATCGTTAGAAGAATCAGCTTTAGCAAGGTTTTTCCGGCGTAATTGGGTGATTGGTAAAAGTCATGGAATATAA